The window GGTAACTGCGACTCGCCCGTGGACAGGAGCAACCTGTGCTACAGGTGCGGTCAATCTGGCCACGTGGCGAGTCACTGCGAGGAGGCTTTCAGGTGTCCCGTCTGCGCCGACCTGGGCAGACCAGCGGGGCACCGATTCGGCGGACCTGCATGCACCCCGCCCCCCCCGGCCAGAAAAGCGGCCGCAAGTAAGGCGGCGGGAGGGAAAGGAGTGGAGGCGGTGGCAGGGCCTAGCTCTGCCCCCTCCGTAACTGTGGAAGGAAGTAGCCGGGAGGAGGTGATGGACACTGACCTCTAATGGCCTGCCATCGCCTCCTCCAGACAAATATCAACCACTCCGCCAGGGCACAGGACCTTCTGATCCAGACCATGGCGGAGTGGGACATCGAGTTGGCGATCGTGGCCGAGCCCTACGCCATCCCCCCTGCCGATAACAGGTGGCGGGGCGACACGGCGGGGCTGGTTGCGATCGTCGCAAAAGGAGGAAGCGCCGCCTCCTCCCTTGTCCCCGTGTCGAGGGGCGAGGGATTCGTCGCCTGCCGATGGGGGAATAGGGCCATCGTGGGGGTTTACATCTCCCCCAACGTCTCGCCGAAGTCTACGAAAAGAAGATCGAGGAGATGGAGAGGGTCGTCCGCCGCCTGCAGCCGGGTTGGGTGCTGGTGGCGGGCGATTTCAACGCTCGGTCCGCTGACTGGGGCTGCCCAGTCACGGATACGAGGGGCGAGATGTTGGGGGACTGGGCCGCCGCACTGGACCTCCATGTGCTAAACAGGGGTTCGGTGCCCACTTGTGTGGCGGCCCGAGGGAGCTCCATCGTGGACATCGCGATGGGCTCCCCGGAGGCGCACGGCGAAATTACCGACTGGTCGGTCTCGGACGAGGAGACCCTGTCCGACCATCGGTACATACTGATGGAGGTCTCCTCTCCGACTCCGGTGAGAGAGCCGTGCGCCCGGCCCGCAGAGCCGGAGGGTGCCCCCCCGCGGTGGTCCCTGAAACATCTCAACCCGGACTTGGCACTGGCCGCTGCCCTCGCCAAGTCCTGGGAGACTCCCCCAGAGGAGGTGGATGTGGAAGAGGAGGCGGCGTGGTTCCGGGGGGCGATGTCGCAAATCTGCGACACCGCTATGCCCCGGCGCCGTACGGGCGGGCCTCCAAAGAAGAAGGCGGTGTACTGGTGGACGCCGGAGATCGCTTCTCTGAGAGCAGAGTGCAACTCCGCGCGTCGCCAGTACACGAGATACCGTCGGAGGAGAAGGGCGGCGGAGGAAGAGGCGGCCCGGCTTTATCAACTCTACCGGGCCGCTAAGAAGGCCCTCCAGGCGGCCATTGCCACGTCCAAGGCCAATGCCTGGGGGGAACTGTTGGAAACCCTGGACGGAGACCCA of the Solenopsis invicta isolate M01_SB unplaced genomic scaffold, UNIL_Sinv_3.0 scaffold_849, whole genome shotgun sequence genome contains:
- the LOC120360037 gene encoding uncharacterized protein LOC120360037; protein product: MERVVRRLQPGWVLVAGDFNARSADWGCPVTDTRGEMLGDWAAALDLHVLNRGSVPTCVAARGSSIVDIAMGSPEAHGEITDWSVSDEETLSDHRYILMEVSSPTPVREPCARPAEPEGAPPRWSLKHLNPDLALAAALAKSWETPPEEVDVEEEAAWFRGAMSQICDTAMPRRRTGGPPKKKAVYWWTPEIASLRAECNSARRQYTRYRRRRRAAEEEAARLYQLYRAAKKALQAAIATSKANAWGELLETLDGDPWGRPYRLVRNKLRQAAPPTTESLDPGFLKEVVAALFPTDPEEEARPRDDPALVSERTRWSEDLRVTEEELARAVRRMRRKNAAPGPDGVPGRVVAIALNVLGTASGVSLTAVCGWGGSPNSGRRPGSSSSPNRGSPRMTPLPTGLSA